A portion of the Kribbella jejuensis genome contains these proteins:
- a CDS encoding ABC transporter permease yields MSTMAIETRRANPFAWAQQSLTLAWRNIVRIRQNPEALADVTFQPIIFLVLFLFVFGGAIAQGAGWRDYLPFLLPGLLVQTVVFSTMGTGVALNDDFAKGVFDRFRSLPIARIAPLVGAVLGDAVRYTLSIVILMSTGFALGFRFQNGIGYGVLALLIVLAFALSMCWIWVWLGLSLKTAQGVQGVAFLVMFPLTFGSNVFVKTDTLPGFLQAFVKVNPVKYLVDTMRGLMLGGPIEKPLLITLAWMIGLVAVFAPLAIRAYRRRT; encoded by the coding sequence ATGAGCACGATGGCAATCGAAACAAGGCGGGCCAACCCGTTCGCGTGGGCCCAGCAGAGCCTGACCCTGGCCTGGCGGAACATCGTCCGGATCCGGCAGAACCCGGAAGCGCTGGCGGACGTGACGTTCCAGCCGATCATCTTCCTGGTGCTGTTCCTGTTCGTGTTCGGTGGTGCGATCGCGCAGGGCGCCGGGTGGCGCGACTACCTGCCGTTCCTGCTGCCGGGTCTGCTCGTGCAGACGGTCGTGTTCTCCACGATGGGCACCGGCGTCGCGCTCAACGACGACTTCGCGAAGGGCGTGTTCGACCGGTTCCGGTCGCTGCCGATCGCGCGGATCGCGCCGTTGGTCGGTGCGGTGCTCGGCGACGCGGTCCGGTACACGCTGTCGATCGTGATCCTGATGAGTACCGGGTTCGCGCTCGGGTTCCGGTTCCAGAACGGCATCGGGTACGGCGTACTCGCGCTGCTGATCGTGCTGGCGTTCGCGCTGTCGATGTGCTGGATCTGGGTCTGGCTCGGCCTGTCGCTGAAGACCGCGCAGGGCGTGCAGGGGGTCGCGTTCCTGGTCATGTTCCCGCTCACCTTCGGCAGCAATGTCTTCGTGAAGACCGACACGCTGCCGGGATTCCTGCAAGCCTTCGTCAAGGTCAACCCGGTCAAGTACCTGGTCGACACCATGCGCGGCCTCATGCTCGGCGGCCCGATCGAGAAGCCACTATTGATCACCCTCGCCTGGATGATCGGCCTGGTAGCCGTCTTCGCCCCCCTAGCAATCCGCGCCTACCGCCGCCGTACGTGA